Proteins from one Cyclopterus lumpus isolate fCycLum1 chromosome 11, fCycLum1.pri, whole genome shotgun sequence genomic window:
- the LOC117739460 gene encoding claudin-4 → MVNTGMQLISFTCAVTGWIMAIAVTALPQWKVSAFIGSNILTSEIKWEGIWMNCIYQTTGHMQCKTYDSMLALPPDIQAARALMCLAIFMGWLSCTVSCCGMKCTTCAGDDRRAKAGIALSGGVLFILTGLCVLIPVSWTANTVVQDFYNPNVPLMYKRELGQAIYLGWASAVILMISGAVLSSTCPLMERSGRYRRGYIGRSFANTPASAPDPPKPITSNSVPLKEYV, encoded by the coding sequence ATGGTGAACACCGGCATGCAGCTGATCAGCTTCACCTGTGCGGTGACCGGCTGGATCATGGCGATCGCCGTCACGGCGCTGCCCCAGTGGAAGGTCTCGGCCTTCATCGGCAGCAACATCCTGACCTCGGAGATCAAGTGGGAGGGCATCTGGATGAACTGCATCTACCAGACCACGGGTCACATGCAGTGCAAGACGTACGACTCCATGCTGGCCCTGCCCCCGGACATCCAGGCGGCCCGCGCCCTCATGTGCCTGGCCATCTTCATGGGCTGGCTCTCGTGCACCGTGTCCTGCTGCGGCATGAAGTGCACCACCTGCGCCGGCGACGACCGCCGCGCCAAGGCCGGCATCGCGCTCTCCGGCGGGgtcctcttcatcctcaccGGCCTGTGCGTGCTGATCCCCGTCTCCTGGACCGCCAACACCGTAGTGCAGGACTTCTACAACCCCAACGTGCCGCTGATGTACAAGCGGGAGCTGGGCCAGGCCATCTACCTGGGCTGGGCGTCCGCCGTCATCCTCATGATCAGCGGAGCGGTGTTGAGCAGCACCTGCCCCCTCATGGAGAGGAGCGGCAGGTACCGCCGCGGCTACATCGGCCGGAGCTTTGCCAACACGCCCGCTTCGGCGCCGGATCCCCCAAAGCCCATCACGTCGAATAGTGTTCCATTAAAGGAGTACGTATAG
- the c19h1orf109 gene encoding uncharacterized protein C1orf109 homolog, whose translation MSTPALTLLHQALRKGFQSLENNQKVWKSVLAECSPLMVSLGNLAEQSRALSNVQISNTPLRYFPDLEERLRFKLSHATDTVLGKLNEKMSSLQSVRDAISNQVFAVFQLYEQNTEGLDLLTITERSATAPSVSDMLEWLQDAERHYRQQFLRRKTLLLTLRADDLSRLESAPKRWESLECPSAEDRITDTLRNVSFFTESQ comes from the exons ATGTCCACACCTGCGCTTACTTTGCTGCATCAAGCGCTGAGGAAAGGCTTCCAGAGTCTCGAGAACAACCAGAAAGTATGGAAGAGTGTGTTGGCCGAATGCAGCCCTCTGATGGTGTCTCTAGGGAACTTGGCGGAGCAGTCGCGAGCGCTGTCCAATGTCCAAATCTCCAACACGCCGCTGCGATACTTCCCCGACCTGGAGGAACGGCTGCGTTTTAAGCTGTCTCACGCCACGGATACAGTGCTGGGCAAACTCAACGAGAAGAT gTCTTCTCTGCAGTCTGTGAGAGATGCCATCAGTAACCAGGTCTTCGCAGTCTTCCAGCTTTACGAGCAGAACACCGAAGGTTTGGATCTGCTCACCATCACCGAGCGCTCGGCCACCGCGCCGTCAGTGTCCGACATGCTGGAGTGGCTGCAGGATGCCGAGCGCCACTATCGGCAACA ATTCCTGAGGAGGAAGACTCTGCTGCTGACTCTGAGGGCAGATGATCTCTCCCGTTTAGAATCTGCTCCCAAAAGATGGGAATCGTTGGAGTGTCCCAGTGCAGAGGACCGCATCACAG ATACACTTCGCAACGTGTCCTTCTTTACCGAGTCCCAATGA
- the cdca8 gene encoding borealin, producing the protein MAPRKRTTKQRKNNPRTAKLEAFLEDFDSEVKTRVGQMKEKINQLLKDVDNSYNMALIKLPKAVRQTNWLEYFMSDKPKSPEVDNIRREEEAAVVESVVAEDHAVLLKSVKKTSKKKGGAKSSSGDEITPSTTRKGKATRKPPTTSKRAKALAASKLNTSIRRSSRKMFVTPARSMLDSSLMMGPTPLITPRFDPRLPRTPAVRIPRHKERVYSISVNGSPIAAGSEDIVINVPIGNGESVQLMASQMDSVDLSLLDESALRSIRLLQNRLTTLCGTAK; encoded by the exons ATGGCGCCCAGAAAGAGGACCACCAAACAACGGAAAAACAACCCCAGAACGGCCAAACTGGAGGCTTTTCTGGAGGATTTCGACAGCGAAG TAAAGACTAGAGTTGGacagatgaaggagaagatcaACCAGCTACTGAAGGATGTGGACAACAGCTACAACATGGCTCTAATTAAGCTTCCCAAAGCTGTCCGACAGACAAACTGGTTGGAGTATTTCA TGTCTGACAAACCCAAGTCACCAGAAGTGGATAATATAAGG agagaagaggaagctgCCGTCGTTGAAAGCGTTGTGGCCGAGGACCACGCCGTCCTTCTGAAATCAGTCAAGAAAA CATCAAAGAAAAAGGGCGGCGCCAAATCCAGCTCGGGGGATGAAATCACCCCGAGCACAACACGGAAG GGAAAGGCAACAAGGAAACCTCCAACAACATCTAAACGGGCAAAGGCGCTGGCCGCCAGCAAGCTGAACACCTCGATCAGACG ATCAAGCAGGAAGATGTTTGTCACTCCCGCCAGGAGTATGCTGGACTCCTCTCTGATGATGGGCCCCACTCCCCTCATTACCCCGCGCTTCGACCCAAG ACTTCCTAGGACCCCCGCTGTGAGGATTCCCCGCCACAAAGAAAGGGTGTACAGCATCTCGGTCAACGGCTCTCCGATCGCGGCAGGAAGTGAGGACATCGTCATCAACGTGCCCATCGGCAACGGAGAG AGTGTGCAGCTAATGGCCAGTCAGATGGACTCGGTGGACCTGTCTCTGCTGGATGAAAGTGCTCTGAGGAGCATTCGGCTGCTGCAG AATCGCCTCACAACCCTGTGTGGAACAGCAAAGTGA